In Aristaeella hokkaidonensis, the following are encoded in one genomic region:
- a CDS encoding cell division protein ZapA: MEKQKITVTVAGKNYTLVSGDAPEFVKRVASFVDRKLNETAAVTNLPSGQAAVLTCFNLAEELLKAQDENTMLRRQNEQLARSAKAIHNS; the protein is encoded by the coding sequence ATGGAAAAGCAGAAAATCACCGTAACGGTTGCGGGCAAAAACTATACGCTGGTATCCGGCGACGCGCCGGAGTTTGTGAAGCGGGTGGCGTCTTTCGTGGACCGGAAGCTGAACGAAACGGCAGCGGTAACCAACCTGCCTTCCGGGCAGGCGGCTGTGCTGACCTGTTTTAACCTGGCGGAAGAGTTGCTGAAGGCGCAGGATGAGAATACGATGCTGCGCAGGCAGAACGAGCAATTGGCGCGGAGCGCCAAAGCAATTCATAATTCATAA
- the secF gene encoding protein translocase subunit SecF, with amino-acid sequence MTIKNRSKICLIISAVIILVALGLHLSGNGINLGIDFAGGLSMQYDMKTAVTSADVTNVLENMGVTNSTVTVQGRDNNEVNIRIKDITKDDIQKVQADFEAGIKETYPEAVSIGDVNYVGPVAGDTLVRNAIISVLLAAGLMLVYIAIRFDLNSGLAAVFGLLHDVLIMLSFMVIFRSVIQMNSSFIAAALTIVGYSINNTIVIFDRIRENAKKMPTAPREEVTNISIRESLGRTICTTVTTLITIVALCILGVASIREFALPIIVGILSGVYSANMINGYVWAFLEEKRRSRKAKA; translated from the coding sequence ATGACTATCAAGAATCGTTCCAAGATCTGCCTTATCATCTCCGCCGTGATCATCCTCGTCGCCCTGGGCCTGCACCTCTCCGGTAATGGAATTAACCTGGGTATCGATTTCGCAGGCGGCCTCTCCATGCAGTATGATATGAAGACCGCCGTCACTTCCGCTGACGTGACTAACGTCCTGGAAAACATGGGTGTTACAAACAGCACCGTCACCGTTCAGGGCCGCGACAACAATGAAGTGAACATCCGCATCAAGGACATTACCAAGGACGACATCCAGAAGGTTCAGGCTGATTTCGAAGCCGGCATCAAAGAAACCTATCCGGAAGCCGTTTCCATCGGTGATGTGAACTACGTTGGTCCCGTAGCCGGTGACACCCTGGTCCGGAACGCGATCATCTCCGTGCTTCTCGCCGCCGGCCTGATGCTGGTCTACATCGCCATCCGGTTCGACCTGAACTCCGGCCTCGCCGCTGTGTTCGGTCTGCTGCATGACGTGCTGATCATGCTCTCCTTCATGGTGATCTTCCGCTCCGTGATCCAGATGAACTCTTCGTTCATCGCCGCGGCGCTGACCATTGTTGGTTACTCCATCAACAACACCATCGTTATCTTCGACCGTATTCGTGAGAATGCCAAGAAGATGCCCACCGCTCCCCGTGAAGAAGTTACCAACATCTCCATTCGTGAGAGCCTGGGCCGCACCATCTGCACCACAGTAACCACCCTGATCACCATCGTGGCTCTGTGCATCCTGGGTGTTGCTTCCATCCGTGAGTTCGCTCTGCCGATCATCGTCGGTATCCTCTCCGGTGTCTACAGCGCCAACATGATCAACGGTTATGTCTGGGCTTTCCTGGAAGAAAAACGCCGCAGCCGCAAGGCCAAAGCCTGA
- a CDS encoding GNAT family N-acetyltransferase has translation MTIVHPQQPVNGLNPEDVFYAVDDLGTQTGYGFILYQLQPGLYPDCPVNLYFSLAGDPASRYLLFGALVARARILQNVNPQMRCRLYTSIAPNDIQMKDFYTHNGFDCNETDEVLQLAIPFGDGRIPMSCTVAPTPLNTWDEQNSLIYRLQMNEISFVDMNYLKSLQRMPHFMTLGLYRNAVLIGEAIMAGQGTDCELVAIYIEPGSRNQGMGKALLHRLMAIMAAEGVTRITTRIMSRSVPQQRLAADFGGTVLGVNMIFPGMYLN, from the coding sequence ATGACGATCGTACATCCCCAGCAGCCTGTAAACGGGCTGAACCCGGAAGACGTGTTCTACGCGGTCGACGACCTTGGAACACAAACCGGATATGGCTTTATCCTCTATCAGCTCCAGCCCGGCCTGTATCCGGACTGTCCTGTCAATCTGTATTTTTCACTGGCCGGAGATCCCGCTTCACGGTATCTCCTTTTCGGCGCGCTGGTTGCCCGTGCACGCATTCTGCAGAACGTGAATCCGCAGATGCGCTGCCGTCTGTATACAAGCATTGCCCCTAATGATATCCAGATGAAGGATTTCTATACTCATAACGGTTTTGACTGCAACGAAACCGATGAAGTCCTCCAGCTGGCCATCCCCTTCGGTGACGGGCGCATTCCGATGAGCTGCACTGTTGCTCCCACTCCCCTCAATACCTGGGACGAGCAGAACAGCCTCATCTACCGGCTCCAGATGAATGAAATCTCCTTTGTGGATATGAACTATCTCAAGAGCCTCCAGCGTATGCCCCACTTCATGACCCTCGGCCTGTACCGCAATGCGGTACTCATCGGCGAAGCGATCATGGCCGGACAGGGCACAGACTGTGAACTGGTTGCCATCTATATTGAGCCCGGCAGCCGGAATCAGGGCATGGGCAAGGCACTCCTGCATCGGCTGATGGCCATCATGGCCGCAGAAGGTGTTACCCGCATCACCACCCGGATCATGAGCCGCAGTGTCCCCCAGCAGCGTCTGGCAGCGGACTTCGGAGGCACCGTTCTGGGCGTCAATATGATCTTCCCGGGCATGTATCTGAACTGA
- the recJ gene encoding single-stranded-DNA-specific exonuclease RecJ: MSRLLFARGIHTEEESRRYLNPSLDDLHDPFLLPGMTETVALLRKAIDEEKTILVYGDYDADGVCAASILMETLHEEGASLAYRIPSRHTEGYGLNADAVREIAEKAQVLITVDCGVSNVEEVALAKSLGLTVIVTDHHQPPEILPQADVVMDPLLGEYPCPYLCGAGVALKICQALQGMPGVEKRLDLAALATVADIVPLQEENRVIVREGLHRIMNTSRPGLKALLEKAGLQAAVTADDLAFRLGPRLNAAGRLGDAKLGVHLLLTPDPAKASHIAGLLEEANRTRQNLEREMTASALTQLDAAELAKSHVVIVSGEDWNPGLIGLTAGRLCERFHLPAIALSIHEDTAVGSCRSIPGVNIYRMLSACADLLERFGGHEQAAGLTVKTENIPLLQKRLEEEISSATPEECFLPAMEYDMIIPFRTWTPETLAMLDRMEPFGCGNPAPLFLLQGAEVQSLRRVGKDGSHLKLTVLDEDLSVVDGIAFSKGDVADESPAVLDLLYRPIRNDFRGRVSIEAQVACVNNSELLVLSSRRTRTP, from the coding sequence ATGTCCAGGCTTCTCTTTGCCCGCGGCATCCATACAGAAGAAGAATCCCGCCGTTACCTGAATCCCTCATTGGATGATCTCCATGACCCTTTCCTGCTCCCTGGCATGACGGAAACCGTTGCCCTGCTCAGGAAGGCCATTGATGAAGAAAAAACCATCCTCGTTTACGGCGACTATGACGCAGACGGCGTCTGCGCTGCCTCCATCCTGATGGAAACCCTGCACGAGGAAGGCGCGTCCCTGGCATACCGCATTCCTTCCCGTCACACCGAAGGCTACGGCCTGAATGCCGATGCTGTCCGTGAAATAGCGGAAAAAGCTCAGGTTCTGATTACAGTGGACTGCGGTGTCTCCAACGTGGAAGAAGTTGCCCTGGCGAAGTCCCTTGGTCTGACCGTCATCGTGACAGACCATCACCAGCCTCCGGAAATTCTCCCCCAGGCTGACGTGGTGATGGATCCGCTTCTGGGAGAATACCCCTGCCCCTATCTGTGCGGTGCGGGCGTGGCGCTCAAAATCTGCCAGGCCCTTCAGGGGATGCCGGGTGTAGAAAAGCGGCTGGATCTTGCTGCCCTCGCCACCGTTGCGGATATCGTCCCCCTGCAGGAAGAAAACCGGGTCATCGTCCGGGAAGGACTTCATCGTATCATGAATACCTCCCGGCCCGGCCTGAAAGCGCTGCTGGAAAAAGCCGGACTACAGGCTGCGGTTACCGCCGATGATCTTGCGTTCCGCCTCGGTCCCCGGCTTAACGCTGCCGGCCGCCTGGGAGACGCAAAACTCGGCGTCCATCTGCTCCTGACCCCGGATCCCGCCAAAGCCTCCCATATCGCAGGTCTGCTGGAGGAAGCCAACCGCACCCGGCAGAACCTGGAGCGGGAGATGACAGCCTCCGCCCTGACCCAGCTGGATGCGGCTGAGCTGGCAAAATCCCATGTAGTCATTGTTTCCGGAGAAGACTGGAATCCCGGCCTGATCGGCCTCACCGCCGGGCGGCTGTGTGAACGCTTTCACCTGCCTGCCATCGCTCTCAGCATTCATGAGGACACTGCCGTCGGTTCCTGTCGTTCCATTCCCGGTGTCAATATTTACCGTATGCTCTCCGCCTGCGCCGACCTGCTGGAGCGCTTCGGCGGACATGAACAGGCGGCCGGCCTGACCGTAAAAACAGAGAATATTCCCCTGCTTCAGAAACGGCTGGAAGAAGAAATCTCTTCCGCCACACCGGAGGAATGCTTCCTGCCCGCCATGGAATATGACATGATTATCCCATTCCGTACCTGGACTCCCGAAACCCTTGCAATGCTGGATCGCATGGAGCCCTTCGGCTGCGGCAACCCCGCACCGCTCTTCCTGTTGCAGGGTGCTGAAGTTCAGTCACTCCGCCGGGTAGGCAAAGACGGCTCCCATCTGAAGCTGACCGTCCTGGATGAGGACCTGTCCGTTGTGGACGGCATTGCCTTCTCAAAGGGCGACGTCGCTGACGAAAGCCCTGCCGTCCTGGACCTGCTCTATCGTCCCATCCGGAACGACTTCCGCGGCCGCGTCAGCATTGAAGCCCAGGTGGCATGTGTCAATAATTCAGAATTATTAGTACTGTCCTCTCGACGCACCCGGACACCATAG
- a CDS encoding endonuclease MutS2, translating into MMKERTLRVLEFTRIRELLAEGALTPAGAEKCRALEPADELTAVQALQAETEEATVILQYTGGHPMIAFPDVKPALVVCEKGGSLSAGMLLNVAELLRASRAAQDALVTERENTPILRAKAEGLFVARNIERDITDAIISEDEIADRASSELMNIRRHLRGAQDRIRDKLNQMIHSATLQKALQDPIITVRNNRYVLPVRAEFRSSVPGLVHDQSSSGATLFIEPMAAVEMGNELKQWELKEQQEIARILAALSAEVAPYAAAMAETQEQLAELDFIFAKGLLSRRFFCVSPKMNNEGHLKIIRGRHPLIDPEKVVPSTIWLGEEFTSLIITGPNTGGKTVTLKTVGLFTLMAQAGLQVPADPGTELAVFEQVFADIGDEQSIEQSLSTFSGHMTNIVEIMHEVTPRDLVLFDELGAGTDPTEGAALAQSILTRLLHIKVRTLATTHYSELKAFALTTQGVENASVEFDVETLRPTYRLSIGVPGKSNAFEISRRLGLPENLIDAARKLLSGNAIRFEDVIANAEYHRQVAEKERQLAEEANRETIKLRNEAEQLRREMEQKREQALRKAREDAKHIVDQARRESESVIAELKKMKKNAAQGDASVNDLRRRLDKESDALAEGLGQAAPDGGEAPKTVKAGDKVKILTLGVEGTVLAPPDEKGEVRLQTGMMKFTAELSQLRLIKEAPAKEKTTVKAKTGMMTRTVKSECDVRGMNLEEALDAVSLYLDEAVLAGLNEVYVIHGKGTGILRAGIQQDLRKNKHVKSFRRGMYGEGEDGVTVVTLK; encoded by the coding sequence ATGATGAAAGAAAGAACACTGCGGGTGCTGGAGTTTACCAGGATCCGAGAGCTCCTGGCTGAGGGCGCACTGACGCCGGCAGGGGCGGAGAAGTGCCGGGCACTGGAACCGGCGGATGAACTGACTGCCGTGCAGGCACTGCAGGCGGAGACGGAAGAGGCAACCGTCATTCTTCAGTATACCGGCGGACATCCGATGATTGCGTTTCCGGATGTAAAACCGGCGCTGGTGGTTTGCGAGAAAGGCGGAAGCCTGAGTGCCGGGATGCTGCTGAATGTGGCTGAACTGCTGCGGGCGAGCCGCGCGGCCCAGGATGCGCTGGTAACGGAACGGGAAAATACTCCCATACTGCGGGCAAAGGCGGAGGGCCTTTTTGTTGCTCGGAATATTGAAAGGGATATAACGGACGCGATTATCTCCGAAGATGAAATAGCTGACCGGGCCAGCAGCGAGCTGATGAATATCCGTCGGCATCTGCGGGGAGCCCAGGACCGGATCCGGGATAAGCTGAATCAGATGATCCACTCCGCTACACTGCAAAAAGCACTGCAGGATCCGATCATCACCGTGAGAAACAACCGGTATGTGCTGCCGGTGCGGGCGGAATTCCGCTCCAGCGTCCCCGGCCTGGTTCATGACCAGAGCTCTTCCGGCGCAACGCTGTTCATCGAGCCGATGGCTGCGGTGGAAATGGGCAATGAACTGAAACAGTGGGAACTGAAGGAACAGCAGGAGATTGCCCGGATTCTGGCGGCATTATCCGCTGAAGTGGCGCCCTATGCCGCGGCCATGGCGGAAACCCAGGAGCAGCTGGCGGAGCTGGATTTCATCTTTGCCAAGGGACTGCTGAGCCGCCGGTTTTTCTGCGTGAGCCCGAAGATGAACAATGAAGGACACCTGAAGATCATCCGCGGACGTCATCCGCTGATTGATCCGGAAAAGGTAGTGCCCTCTACAATATGGCTTGGAGAAGAGTTTACTTCCCTGATCATTACCGGCCCGAATACCGGCGGTAAGACAGTAACACTGAAGACCGTGGGTCTGTTTACCCTGATGGCCCAAGCGGGCCTCCAGGTGCCGGCGGATCCGGGAACAGAGCTGGCTGTATTTGAGCAGGTGTTTGCGGATATCGGAGACGAGCAGAGCATTGAACAGAGCCTGTCCACTTTCTCCGGACATATGACCAACATCGTGGAGATTATGCACGAGGTGACGCCCCGGGACCTGGTGCTGTTTGACGAACTGGGCGCCGGAACGGATCCCACGGAAGGTGCTGCCCTGGCCCAGAGCATCCTGACACGGCTGCTGCATATCAAAGTGCGGACCCTGGCAACGACCCACTACAGCGAGCTGAAGGCTTTTGCCCTGACTACACAGGGCGTGGAAAATGCCTCGGTGGAGTTTGACGTGGAGACGCTGCGGCCGACATACCGCCTGTCCATCGGCGTGCCTGGAAAGAGCAACGCTTTTGAAATCAGCCGGCGGCTGGGACTGCCGGAAAACCTGATTGACGCAGCCCGGAAACTGCTGAGCGGAAACGCGATCCGGTTTGAAGACGTGATTGCCAATGCAGAGTATCACCGGCAGGTGGCGGAAAAGGAACGCCAGCTGGCTGAGGAAGCGAACCGTGAAACCATCAAGCTGCGCAATGAAGCTGAACAGCTTCGCCGGGAGATGGAACAGAAGCGAGAACAGGCGCTGCGCAAAGCCCGGGAGGACGCGAAGCATATTGTGGATCAGGCAAGACGGGAAAGTGAGAGCGTCATTGCCGAACTGAAGAAAATGAAGAAGAACGCTGCGCAGGGAGACGCCTCTGTGAACGACCTGCGCAGGCGGCTGGACAAGGAAAGCGACGCGCTGGCGGAGGGCCTCGGACAGGCTGCACCCGACGGCGGCGAAGCGCCGAAGACCGTCAAGGCCGGGGATAAAGTGAAAATTCTGACCCTGGGCGTAGAGGGAACCGTGCTGGCGCCTCCGGATGAAAAAGGTGAGGTACGGCTGCAGACCGGTATGATGAAGTTTACGGCGGAGCTTTCGCAGCTTCGGCTGATTAAGGAAGCTCCGGCGAAGGAGAAGACAACCGTAAAGGCGAAGACAGGCATGATGACCCGGACGGTGAAGAGCGAATGCGACGTACGGGGAATGAACCTGGAGGAAGCGCTGGACGCGGTGAGCCTGTACCTGGATGAAGCGGTGCTGGCCGGACTGAATGAGGTTTATGTCATTCACGGAAAGGGAACAGGGATCCTGCGGGCCGGGATCCAGCAGGACCTGAGGAAGAACAAGCATGTGAAGAGTTTCCGTCGGGGCATGTATGGTGAAGGAGAAGACGGCGTTACGGTCGTAACACTGAAGTGA
- the secD gene encoding protein translocase subunit SecD codes for MKSGNKRVGGKTGAIIALCVLLVVTIALGVIGVTGVSLPPRGLYKVLSWLPTTNSENWPESLPLGLDLRGGMYVEYSGKAPEGSTADFDSLREGTMSIIRSRLSDKGYNEANVQQLGADGIRVEIPDVQDDTVLDLIGAAAKMEFKTPDGEVFMTGDMVKKAVYSYGEKGHEIAFELNEEGAKIFGEVTAANVGKNLIIELDGEQLVNATVQTAILDGHGVISGNYTQEQATSVAAKIQSGALPLELTQQKVDKVSATLGQDAVSSSVRAALIGILLIMLLMILRYRLNGLIASWALTIYTILLFLLIALFHIQLTLPGLAGVVLGIGMAVDANVIIFERFNEEVRKGRSVKAAVRAGFKNAMSAILDANVTTLIAAIVLLFYGTGSIQGFAKTLLLGVVVSMFTAIIVTRFLMNRFVNAGATNTSLYTKVNVVDEKEVEA; via the coding sequence ATGAAATCCGGCAATAAGCGCGTTGGCGGCAAAACCGGAGCCATCATCGCGCTGTGTGTGCTGCTCGTCGTCACCATCGCACTTGGCGTGATCGGTGTCACCGGAGTAAGCCTGCCTCCCCGTGGACTGTACAAGGTTCTGTCCTGGCTGCCCACCACCAATTCCGAGAACTGGCCTGAATCCCTGCCTCTGGGTCTTGACCTGCGGGGCGGTATGTATGTTGAATATTCCGGCAAAGCTCCGGAAGGTTCCACCGCGGACTTCGACAGCCTGCGCGAAGGTACCATGTCCATTATCCGCTCCCGTCTGTCTGACAAGGGCTACAATGAAGCCAATGTCCAGCAGCTGGGCGCTGACGGCATCCGTGTTGAAATCCCGGATGTTCAGGACGATACCGTACTGGACCTGATCGGCGCTGCCGCTAAGATGGAGTTCAAAACTCCCGACGGCGAAGTCTTCATGACCGGCGACATGGTCAAGAAGGCCGTTTACAGCTACGGCGAAAAAGGTCATGAGATCGCCTTTGAACTGAATGAAGAAGGCGCCAAGATCTTCGGCGAAGTCACCGCTGCCAATGTCGGTAAGAACCTGATCATTGAGCTGGACGGTGAACAGCTGGTTAACGCCACTGTCCAGACTGCAATCCTGGACGGCCACGGCGTCATCTCCGGCAACTACACTCAAGAACAGGCGACCAGCGTTGCCGCCAAGATCCAGTCCGGTGCCCTGCCGCTGGAACTGACCCAGCAGAAGGTTGATAAAGTATCCGCCACCCTCGGTCAGGACGCTGTGTCTTCCTCCGTGCGTGCCGCTCTGATCGGCATCCTGCTGATCATGCTCCTGATGATCCTCCGTTATCGTCTGAATGGTCTCATCGCCTCCTGGGCCCTGACCATTTACACGATCCTGCTGTTCCTGCTCATCGCTCTCTTCCATATCCAGCTGACCCTGCCCGGTCTGGCCGGTGTGGTTCTGGGCATCGGTATGGCAGTTGACGCGAACGTCATCATCTTCGAACGCTTCAACGAAGAAGTCCGCAAGGGCCGCAGCGTGAAGGCTGCCGTCCGCGCCGGTTTCAAAAACGCTATGTCCGCTATCCTGGACGCCAACGTCACCACTCTGATCGCCGCCATCGTGCTGCTGTTCTACGGCACCGGTTCCATCCAGGGCTTCGCCAAGACCCTGCTGCTGGGCGTGGTTGTTTCCATGTTCACCGCGATCATTGTTACCCGCTTCCTCATGAACCGTTTCGTGAATGCTGGTGCTACCAACACCTCCCTCTATACCAAAGTAAACGTTGTTGATGAAAAGGAGGTTGAGGCGTAA
- a CDS encoding peptidase U32 family protein encodes MENLAPAGNRAALERADAAGADAVYLGYSAFSARAGAGNFNRQELEDAIRYAHLRHMRVHVTVNTLVKDGELAQVTEVLRLLNDLHADAVLVQDLGVLRIARNLFPDLTVHASTQMAIHNRTGVVWCGKHGIRRAVLARECSLEEIRKCADTGVEIEVFVHGAQCVAVSGLCLFSSMVGERSGNRGRCAQPCRMEYDYRGRWGAWLSPRDVCLRDELPKLAEAGVASCKIEGRLKRPEYVATVAASYWKGMDSLERGCFEKADEAEKEGLLQIFNRGGFMKGYALGCEDAGVIFPDTVNHQGVRIGRVTAADGKLAKVQLEKDLRNGDGLSLRGAHEEISLVYAGPNLKTGETAILRLRPDVKAKGGDIVFRLTAVDQLEKAEAMKGRTVPVDLFLKAMPGEALRLTATDGENTVTVTGDIVEAAKTRAVTEEELGRSLEKTGDTVFVPREVKTKTAGAFVPVSRVNAIRREALEALAEERIREFEQRIPNSELLRSLLPKDQISFDICSMAAVTQIKDLDSSSTIQNSELNVPEEHLPAGEVPQIAYIRTKEQAELARTAGLWVVWCPEDYRTEALQALKAVIQPGDWLALPDVCEEETLQALRRYTEENKELLGGVVLGSVGQLGTDWPVAYAAGAGVPVMNRQAASLLMEEGCAFVTASPELTGQELKTLLAGGAPVVTTVYGRTRLMLLHHCPARTALGLKKGHAGCRMCDEGHPDALKDQVLEDRKGYRFPLLRQRLPEGCLVQLMNAFPTDIINSEFRIQNSELNRAVVLTTEDPEDTRMVLKAFKEGRKTDGETTSGHWKRPVE; translated from the coding sequence ATGGAGAATCTGGCTCCGGCAGGGAACCGCGCGGCTCTGGAACGGGCAGACGCGGCAGGTGCGGACGCGGTATACCTTGGGTATTCCGCTTTCAGTGCGCGCGCCGGTGCAGGGAATTTTAACCGGCAGGAGCTGGAGGATGCCATCCGCTATGCTCATCTGCGCCATATGCGGGTTCATGTGACCGTGAACACGCTGGTGAAGGACGGGGAACTGGCACAGGTGACAGAGGTACTGCGGCTGCTGAATGATCTTCATGCGGACGCTGTGCTGGTGCAGGACCTGGGTGTGCTGCGAATTGCCCGGAACCTTTTCCCGGATCTGACGGTGCACGCGAGTACCCAGATGGCCATTCACAACCGGACAGGAGTGGTCTGGTGCGGAAAACATGGAATCCGCAGGGCGGTGCTGGCACGGGAGTGCTCCCTGGAAGAGATTCGCAAGTGTGCGGATACCGGTGTTGAGATTGAAGTATTTGTTCATGGCGCGCAGTGTGTGGCAGTGAGTGGACTGTGCCTGTTCTCCAGCATGGTTGGAGAACGAAGCGGAAACCGCGGCCGGTGTGCCCAGCCCTGTCGGATGGAGTATGACTACCGCGGACGCTGGGGCGCATGGCTGAGTCCCAGGGACGTATGCCTGCGGGATGAACTGCCGAAGCTTGCGGAGGCCGGGGTGGCGTCCTGCAAGATTGAAGGCAGGCTGAAGCGGCCGGAATATGTGGCCACTGTGGCGGCCAGCTACTGGAAAGGCATGGACAGCCTGGAACGGGGATGCTTTGAGAAGGCCGACGAAGCAGAAAAAGAGGGGCTGCTCCAGATCTTTAACCGGGGCGGCTTCATGAAGGGATATGCCCTGGGCTGCGAGGACGCGGGGGTGATATTCCCGGACACGGTGAATCACCAGGGCGTCCGGATCGGCCGGGTGACGGCTGCGGACGGAAAACTGGCTAAGGTACAGCTGGAAAAAGACCTGCGGAATGGTGACGGGCTTTCACTGCGGGGAGCACATGAGGAGATTAGCCTGGTTTATGCCGGACCGAACCTGAAGACCGGGGAGACGGCTATCCTGCGGCTGAGGCCAGACGTGAAGGCCAAAGGCGGGGATATCGTATTCCGCCTGACGGCTGTGGATCAGCTGGAAAAAGCGGAAGCGATGAAAGGCCGGACAGTGCCGGTTGATCTTTTCCTGAAGGCAATGCCCGGAGAAGCACTGCGCCTGACCGCCACAGACGGGGAAAACACCGTAACGGTCACAGGTGACATCGTGGAAGCCGCGAAAACCCGGGCGGTCACAGAGGAAGAACTGGGACGCAGCCTGGAAAAGACCGGGGATACGGTCTTTGTTCCGCGTGAGGTTAAAACGAAGACGGCAGGCGCCTTTGTGCCGGTAAGCCGGGTGAACGCTATCCGACGGGAAGCGCTGGAAGCGCTGGCGGAGGAGAGAATAAGGGAATTCGAACAACGAATTCCCAATTCAGAACTTCTGCGATCGCTGTTACCAAAGGATCAAATATCCTTTGACATCTGTAGCATGGCAGCTGTTACCCAAATCAAAGATTTGGACAGCAGCTCAACAATTCAGAATTCAGAATTAAATGTTCCTGAAGAACACCTTCCTGCAGGAGAAGTGCCGCAGATTGCTTATATTCGTACGAAGGAACAGGCTGAGTTGGCCAGAACAGCAGGACTGTGGGTGGTCTGGTGTCCGGAGGATTACCGGACGGAAGCCCTGCAGGCGCTGAAGGCGGTAATCCAGCCGGGAGACTGGCTGGCCCTGCCGGATGTATGTGAGGAAGAGACCCTGCAGGCCCTGCGGCGTTATACAGAAGAAAACAAGGAACTGCTCGGCGGCGTTGTACTGGGTTCTGTCGGACAGCTGGGAACGGACTGGCCGGTAGCTTATGCGGCAGGCGCAGGGGTTCCGGTGATGAACCGTCAGGCGGCTTCGCTGCTGATGGAGGAAGGGTGCGCGTTTGTGACAGCCTCTCCTGAACTGACGGGGCAGGAACTGAAGACGCTCCTGGCCGGGGGCGCGCCTGTTGTGACAACGGTTTACGGACGGACACGGCTGATGCTGCTGCACCACTGTCCGGCGCGAACTGCCCTGGGACTGAAGAAAGGACATGCAGGCTGCCGGATGTGCGATGAAGGACATCCGGACGCACTGAAGGACCAGGTGCTGGAAGACCGGAAGGGATACCGATTCCCGCTCCTGCGTCAGCGGCTGCCGGAAGGGTGTCTGGTACAGCTGATGAATGCCTTCCCGACGGACATAATCAATTCAGAATTCAGAATTCAGAATTCAGAATTAAACAGAGCGGTTGTCCTGACTACGGAGGATCCGGAAGACACAAGAATGGTTCTAAAGGCTTTCAAAGAAGGACGGAAGACGGATGGGGAAACTACATCCGGACATTGGAAAAGACCGGTAGAATAA
- a CDS encoding peptidylprolyl isomerase, whose translation MAQNPVFTITMSDGRVMKGELYPEVAPQSVGNFTALANSGFYDGLIFHRVIPGFMIQGGDPKGIGIGGPGYCIKGEFAANGINNPLKHTYGVLSMARSMMPDSAGSQFFIMTSDSPHLDGQYAAFGKVLEGMDVAEDIVKAKRDRSDKPLEPQVMASIRVDTFGQCYPFDQI comes from the coding sequence ATGGCACAGAATCCTGTGTTTACAATCACTATGAGCGACGGACGTGTGATGAAAGGCGAACTGTATCCTGAAGTCGCGCCGCAGTCCGTTGGCAACTTTACCGCGCTTGCCAACAGCGGTTTCTATGACGGACTGATCTTTCACCGGGTCATTCCGGGCTTCATGATCCAGGGCGGCGATCCCAAGGGGATAGGCATCGGCGGCCCCGGCTACTGCATCAAAGGCGAATTTGCCGCGAATGGAATTAACAATCCCCTGAAGCATACCTACGGTGTGCTGAGCATGGCCCGCAGCATGATGCCTGATTCCGCCGGAAGCCAGTTCTTTATCATGACCAGCGACAGTCCCCATCTGGACGGACAGTACGCTGCCTTCGGCAAAGTGCTGGAAGGAATGGATGTGGCAGAGGACATCGTGAAGGCAAAGCGGGATCGCTCCGATAAACCGCTTGAGCCGCAGGTTATGGCATCGATCCGGGTGGATACATTCGGACAGTGCTATCCCTTTGACCAGATCTGA